One window from the genome of Candidatus Zixiibacteriota bacterium encodes:
- a CDS encoding MFS transporter, whose amino-acid sequence MADAHDEHRASRWSLPARYGANREVVALSVARLAEALGNSILTIVIPLYVAEIAHPLFNLPVPVLVGTLISLYGIVSAAVQPVMGALSDRLGRRKVQIQAGMALMGLGTLAFMAATSYSHLLVLRAIQGIGVATTIPASMAVMATATRRHTRASSMGIYSTLRLIGFAGGPVIGGFLKVRFGFDAAFIVGAAFVLLAMILVQVWVRETPPAEPAAPPAPGRLRILDRDLLDPGILAAALATLLMAANFSMVTTLENEFNARLDMTAFEFGIAFAMVMVSRLVFQVPVGRLADTIGRKPLMLGGLLVLAPATGLLGYVTSPAQLMAVRFLQGCGGAGIAAPAFAVAGDLAREGGEGRQMSLVTTGFGLGMTIGPLIAGPLSLFFFQLPFLVGGALALAGLWAVYRYMPETVAGGRGWFRSAAPEKVSDRNAG is encoded by the coding sequence ATGGCCGACGCTCACGACGAACATCGGGCCTCGCGCTGGTCCCTCCCGGCCAGGTACGGGGCCAACCGCGAGGTGGTCGCCCTCTCGGTCGCCCGCCTGGCGGAGGCGCTCGGCAACAGCATTCTCACGATCGTCATTCCGCTCTACGTGGCCGAGATCGCCCACCCCCTGTTCAACCTTCCCGTGCCGGTCCTCGTGGGGACCCTGATTTCTCTGTACGGCATCGTCTCCGCGGCGGTGCAACCGGTGATGGGGGCGCTCTCGGACCGGTTGGGCCGGCGGAAAGTGCAGATTCAGGCCGGGATGGCGCTCATGGGGCTGGGTACGCTGGCCTTCATGGCCGCCACCTCCTACTCGCACCTGCTCGTGCTGCGTGCGATCCAGGGGATCGGCGTGGCCACCACCATTCCCGCCTCGATGGCGGTCATGGCGACCGCCACCCGCCGCCACACCCGGGCCTCCTCGATGGGGATCTACTCGACTCTCCGCCTGATCGGATTCGCCGGCGGACCCGTCATCGGAGGGTTTCTCAAAGTGCGCTTCGGTTTCGATGCCGCCTTCATCGTCGGTGCCGCGTTCGTGCTGCTGGCCATGATCCTCGTCCAGGTGTGGGTGCGCGAGACGCCGCCGGCTGAACCGGCCGCCCCGCCCGCACCCGGCCGGCTGCGCATCCTCGACCGCGACCTGCTCGACCCGGGAATTCTCGCCGCCGCCCTCGCCACCCTGCTCATGGCCGCCAATTTCTCCATGGTGACCACGCTCGAAAACGAATTCAACGCCCGGCTCGACATGACCGCGTTCGAGTTCGGCATCGCCTTCGCCATGGTCATGGTCAGCCGCCTGGTGTTTCAGGTGCCGGTCGGGCGGCTGGCCGACACCATCGGACGCAAACCGCTCATGCTGGGCGGCCTTCTGGTGCTGGCGCCGGCGACCGGGCTGCTGGGCTACGTAACCAGCCCCGCACAGTTGATGGCGGTGCGCTTTCTCCAGGGGTGCGGCGGGGCCGGCATCGCCGCACCGGCGTTCGCCGTGGCCGGCGATCTCGCCCGCGAGGGAGGCGAGGGCCGGCAAATGAGCCTCGTCACCACCGGTTTCGGCCTCGGCATGACCATCGGCCCCCTCATCGCCGGACCCCTTTCCCTGTTCTTCTTCCAACTCCCCTTCCTGGTCGGCGGCGCGCTCGCCCTGGCCGGCCTCTGGGCAGTGTACCGGTACATGCCGGAGACGGTCGCCGGCGGACGCGGCTGGTTTCGCTCCGCCGCCCCGGAGAAAGTTTCAGATCGAAACGCCGGCTGA